The following are encoded together in the Takifugu flavidus isolate HTHZ2018 chromosome 22, ASM371156v2, whole genome shotgun sequence genome:
- the lrp6 gene encoding LOW QUALITY PROTEIN: low-density lipoprotein receptor-related protein 6 (The sequence of the model RefSeq protein was modified relative to this genomic sequence to represent the inferred CDS: inserted 1 base in 1 codon), whose protein sequence is MGVALRTLLLWSFCCLVRGVPLLLYANRRDLRLVDAAHEKANATVVVGGLEDAAAVDYVYSQGLIYWSDVSEEAIKRTVFNQSGAHTVQTVIPGLASPDGLACDWLGRKLYWTDSETNRIEVAELDGSMRKILFWQELDQPRAIALDPERGFMYWTDWGEIPKIERAGMDGTNRSMIIDKEIYWPNGLTLDYGQQKLYWADAKHSFIHRCDLDGSSREVVVKGDLPHPFALTLYEDTLFWTDWNTHSIHSCSKHTGGEQRVVHANIFSPMDIHVFSEERQNTPGASSPCLLNNGGCSHLCLLSPSSPSYQCACPTGVQLLADGRTCRDGATQVLLLARRTDLRRISLDTPDFTDIVLQVDDIRHAIAIDYDPVDGYIYWTDDDVKAIRRSRLDGSDAQFVVTSQVNHPDGIAVDWIARNLYWTDTGTDRIEVTRLNGTMRKILISEDLDEPRAIVLDPVAGYMYWTDWGEVPKIERADLDGMERVVMVNTSLGWPNGLALDYDERKIYWGDAKTDKIEVMHMDGTGRRVLVEDKLPHIFGFTLLGDFIYWTDWQRRSIERVHKRTAEREFIIDQLPDLMGLKATSVRQAAGSNACAHSNGGCSHLCLFKPQGVQCGCPIGLELIADMRTCIVPEAFLLFSRHTDIRRISLETNNNNVAIPLTGVKEASALDFDVTDNRIYWTDITLKTISRAFMNGSALEHVVEFGLDYPEGMAVDWLGKNLYWADTGTNRIEVAKLDGQHRQVLVWKDLDSPRALALDPAEGYMYWTEWGGKPKIDRAAMDGSGRITLVADVGRANGLTIDYAERRLYWTDLDTTLIESSNMLGQDREVIADDLQHPFGLTQYQDYIYWTDWSQRSIERANKTSGQNRTLIQGHLDYVMDILVFHSSRQGGWNACSSTNGHCSHLCLAVPVSSFVCGCPAHFSLNEDNKTCSAPTSFLLFSQKTAINRMVIDEQQSPDIILPIHSLRNVRAIDYDPLDKQLYWIDSKQNVIRRAQEDGNQSVTVVSGLMGGPSQGIQLYDLSIDIYSRFIYWTSEVTNVINVTRTDGSRVGVVLRGEQDKPRAIVVNPERGYMYFTNLLERSPKIERAALDGTEREVLFFSGLGKPVALAIDNEVGKLFWVDSDLRRIESSDLSGANRIVIADSNILQPVGLTVFGKHLYWIDKQQQMIERIDKTTREGRTKVQARVPYLSDIHAVNELDMREYSKHPCTWDNGGCSHICIVKGDGTTRCSCPVHLVLLQDELSCGDPPTCSPEQFSCTXGEVDCIPRAWRCDGFAECDDSSDEEDCPVCSKSEFQCDSRQCIDLSLRCNGEINCQDRSDENKCEVRCPSDQFTCSNGQCVGKHKKCDHNMDCTDNSDEFGCYPTEEPPPPPTSTIGSIVGVVMTLFVVGAAYFVCQRVLCPQMKDDGETVTNDFVVHGPSSVPLGYVPHQSSLTSSLPGMSRGKSVIGSLSIMGGSSGPPYDRAHVTGASSSSSSSTKGTYFPPILNPPPSPATVRSQYTVELGYSSNSPSTHRSYSYRPYTYRHFAPPTTPCSTDVCDSDYTPGRRAPVKSSATVKGYTSDLNYDSEPFPPPPTPRSQYLSAEENCESCPPSPYTERSYSHHLYPPPPSPCTDSS, encoded by the exons ATGGGAGTCGCGCTGCGGACGCTGCTGTTGTGGAGCTTTTGTTGTCTCGTCCGAG gggttcctctgctgctctacGCGAATCGCCGGGACCTGAGACTCGTGGACGCGGCACACGAGAAGGCCAACGCCACGGTGGTGGTGGGCGGGCTGGAGGACGCCGCGGCGGTGGACTATGTGTACTCGCAGGGCCTGATCTACTGGAGCGACGTGAGCGAGGAGGCCATCAAACGGACCGTCTTCAACCAGTCGGGGGCTCACACCGTTCAGACGGTGATCCCGGGCCTGGCCTCCCCAGATGGGTTGGCCTGCGATTGGCTCGGAAGGAAACTGTACTGGACGGACTCAGAAACGAACCGGATCGAAGTGGCAGAACTGGACGGGTCCATGAGGAAGATCTTGTTCTGGCAGGAGCTGGACCAACCGCGGGCCATCGCGCTGGATCCAGAACGAGG cTTCATGTACTGGACCGACTGGGGTGAGATACCAAAGATTGAGCGTGCGGGCATGGACGGGACCAATCGCTCCATGATCATCGATAAGGAGATCTACTGGCCCAACGGCCTGACCCTGGACTACGGTCAGCAGAAGCTGTACTGGGCCGACGCCAAGCACAGCTTCATCCACCGCTGCGACCTGGACGGCTCCTCCAG AGAAGTTGTGGTGAAAGGTGACCTTCCCCACCCGTTCGCTCTCACGCTCTACGAGGACACGCTGTTCTGGACCGACTGGAACACACACTCCATTCACTCGTGCAGCAAACACACGGGCGGCGAGCAGCGAGTCGTGCACGCCAACATCTTCTCTCCCATGGACATCCACGTCTTCAGCGAGGAGAGGCAGAACACAC caGGGGCCAGCAGTCCCTGCCTGCTGAACAACGGCGGCTGctcccacctgtgtctcctgtccCCCTCGTCCCCGTCCTACCAGTGCGCCTGTCCCACGGGGGTCCAGCTGCTGGCGGATGGACGGACCTGCAGGGACG GTGCGACTCAGGTGCTGCTTCTCGCCCGACGTACAGACCTGCGCCGCATTTCTCTGGACACGCCCGACTTCACTGACATCGTGCTGCAGGTGGACGACATCCGCCACGCCATCGCCATCGACTACGACCCCGTCGACGGCTACATTTACTGGACGGACGATGACGTGAAAGCGATCCGCCGCTCACGGCTGGATGGCAGCGACGCCCAGTTCGTGGTCACGTCGCAGGTGAACCACCCCGACGGGATCGCCGTCGACTGGATCGCACGGAACCTGTACTGGACCGATACCGGGACGGATCGCATCGAGGTGACCCGGCTCAATGGGACCATGCGCAAAATCCTGATCTCCGAAGACCTGGATGAGCCCCGAGCCATCGTTCTGGACCCCGTGGCCGG TTACATGTACTGGACCGACTGGGGCGAGGTTCCCAAGATCGAGCGTGCGGATTTGGACGGGATGGAGCGCGTGGTGATGGTCAACACCTCCCTGGGCTGGCCCAACGGCCTCGCCCTCGACTACGACGAACGCAAGATCTACTGGGGGGACGCCAAGACGGACAAGATCGAG GTGATGCACATGGACGGGACGGGTCGGCGGGTGCTGGTGGAGGACAAGCTGCCTCACATCTTCGGCTTCACGCTGCTGGGCGACTTCATCTACTGGACCGACTGGCAGCGCCGCAGCATCGAGCGGGTCCACAAACGCACGGCGGAGCGCGAGTTCATCATCGACCAGCTGCCCGACCTCATGGGCCTGAAGGCCACCAGCGTCCGccaggctgcag GCTCCAACGCCTGCGCCCATAGCAACGGGGGCTGCAGCCACCTGTGCCTGTTCAAGCCCCAGGGGGTCCAGTGCGGCTGTCCCATCGGCCTGGAGCTCATCGCCGACATGAGAACCTGCATCGTCCCTGAAGCCTTCCTGCTCTTTTCCCGCCACACCGATATTCGCCGCATCTCCCTggaaaccaacaacaacaacgtggCCATCCCACTGACCGGCGTCAAGGAGGCGTCGGCGCTGGACTTTGATGTCACAGACAACCGCATCTACTGGACCGACATCACCCTTAAG ACCATCAGCCGGGCCTTCATGAATGGCAGTGCTCTGGAGCACGTGGTGGAGTTTGGGCTGGACTATCCTGAAGGGATGGCCGTCGACTGGCTGGGGAAGAACCTTTACTGGGCAGACACCGGCACCAACCGCATAGAGGTGGCCAAGCTGGATGGACAGCACCGCCAGGTTCTGGTCTGGAAGGATCTGGACAGCCCACGGGCTCTGGCCCTGGATCCTGCTGAAGG GTACATGTACTGGACCGAATGGGGCGGGAAGCCCAAGATTGACCGGGCCGCCATGGATGGATCGGGTCGGATCACGCTGGTGGCCGATGTGGGTCGAGCCAACGGTCTGACGATCGACTACGCTGAGCGGCGGCTCTACTGGACAGACCTGGACACCACTCTCATCGAGTCGTCCAACATGCTCG GTCAGGACCGGGAGGTGATTGCTGATGACCTGCAACACCCGTTTGGACTCACCCAGTACCAAGACTACATTTACTGGACGGACTGGAGCCAGCGCAGCATCGAACGGGCCAATAAGACCAGCGGGCAGAACCGCACCCTGATCCAGGGCCACCTGGACTACGTGATGGACATCCTGGTGTTCCACTCCTCGCGCCAGGGAGGCTGGAACGCCTGCAGCTCCACCAACGGACACTGCTCCCACCTGTGCCTCGCCGTACCTGTCAGCAGCTTCGTTTGTGGATGCCCCGCCCACTTTTCCCTGAACGAGGACAACAAGACCTGTAGCG CACCGACGTCCTTCCTGCTGTTCAGCCAGAAAACCGCCATCAACCGCATGGTGATCGACGAGCAGCAGAGCCCCGACATCATCCTGCCCATCCACAGCCTCCGGAACGTGCGCGCCATCGACTACGACCCGCTGGACAAACAGCTCTACTGGATCGACTCCAAGCAGAACGTCATTCGCCGCGCTCAGGAGGACGGGAACCAG AGCGTGACGGTGGTGTCCGGCCTGATGGGGGGGCCCAGCCAGGGCATTCAGCTGTACGACCTGAGCATCGACATCTACAGCCGCTTCATCTACTGGACCAGCGAGGTCACCAACGTCATCAACGTGACGCGCACGGACGGCAGTCGGGTCGGAGTCGTGCTGCGAGGAGAGCAGGACAAGCCCAGAGCCATCGTGGTCAATCCTGAGAGAGG GTACATGTATTTCACCAACCTGTTGGAGCGCTCCCCAAAGATCGAGCGCGCCGCCCTGGACGGGACGGAGCGCGAGGTGCTGTTCTTCAGCGGTCTGGGGAAACCCGTCGCTCTGGCCATCGACAACGAGGTGGGCAAACTTTTCTGGGTGGACTCGGACCTGCGGCGCATTGAGAGCAGCGACCTGTCAG GAGCCAATCGGATCGTAATTGCCGACTCCAACATCCTGCAGCCTGTGGGTCTGACTGTGTTTGGGAAGCACCTGTACTGGATCgataagcagcagcagatgattgAACGTATTGACAAAACAACGCGTGAAGGTCGTACCAAGGTCCAAGCCCGCGTCCCCTACCTGAGCGACATCCATGCTGTCAATGAACTGGATATGAGGGAATACA GTAAACACCCGTGCACGTGGGACAATGGCGGCTGCTCTCACATATGCATTGTGAAGGGTGATGGGACAACTCGCTGCTCTTGTCCTGTCCATCTTGTCCTGCTGCAAGATGAGTTATCCTGTGGAG ACCCGCCTACCTGCTCCCCGGAGCAGTTCTCCTGCA TCGGGGAGGTGGACTGCATCCCTCGGGCCTGGCGGTGCGACGGCTTTGCCGAGTGCGACGACAGCAGCGACGAGGAGGACTGTCCGGTTTGTTCCAAGTCTGAGTTCCAGTGTGACAGTCGGCAGTGTATCGACTTGAGCCTCCGCTGCAACGGAGAGATCAACTGTCAGGACCGTTCCGACGAGAACAAGTGTGAAG TGCGTTGTCCTTCAGACCAGTTCACCTGCTCCAACGGGCAGTGCGTGGGGAAGCACAAGAAGTGCGACCACAACATGGATTGCACCGACAACTCGGATGAGTTCGGCTGCT ACCCCACCGAAGAGCCACCACCTCCCCCAACCAGCACCATCGGTTCCATCGTGGGCGTGGTCATGACGTTGTTCGTGGTGGGCGCCGCCTACTTTGTGTGTCAACGCGTTCTCTGCCCACAGATGAAAGATGATGGCGAAACCGTCACCAATGACTTTGTGGTCCACGGGCCGTCCTCGGTCCCTCTGGGATACGTACCTCATCAGAGCTCCCTCACCAGCTCCCTCCCAG GAATGTCCAGAGGGAAGTCCGTGATCGGCTCGCTCAGCATCATGGGCGGCAGCAGCGGGCCGCCGTACGACCGCGCTCATGTGACGGGAgcgtcctccagcagctcctccagcaccaaaGGGACGTACTTCCCCCCG ATCCtgaaccctcctccctccccggcCACAGTCCGCTCCCAGTACACCGTGGAGTTGGGATACTCATCCAACAGCCCGTCCACGCACCGCTCCTACAG CTATCGGCCCTACACCTACCGCCACTTTGCCCCTCccaccaccccctgcagcacTGACGTGTGTGACAGCGACTACACGCCAGGACGTCGGGCTCCCGTCAAGTCCAGCGCTACCGTCAAGGGCTACACCAGCGACCTCAACTACGACTCGGAGCCTTTCCCGCCTCCTCCGACCCCCCGCAGCCAGTACCTGTCTGCAGAGGAGAACTGCGAGAGCTGCCCGCCGTCGCCTTACACCGAGCGCAGTTACTCCCACCACCTCTACCCGCCGCCACCCTCGCCATGCACAGACTCCTCCTGA
- the c22h11orf98 gene encoding uncharacterized protein C11orf98 homolog isoform X1, protein MAPPGGKINRPKTDLGKKLFKRRRVLNREKRRGRQVTGAVVDEGLTTVHHLKKRKSSPRANITLSGKKRRKLLKQLQHEQKSSTEVANVAASLKRKPEKKEAADWLEDVEMVDVQSGQKDGQDGQKGGQDGLKGGQDGQKDGQKGGQDGQKDGQKGGQDRQKDGLKGGDARQEAANILI, encoded by the exons ATGGCGCCACCGGGGGGGAAAATAAACCGACCCAAAACT GATCTGGGGAAAAAACTGTTCAAGCGGCGGCGAGTGTtgaacagggagaagaggagaggtcGCCAGGTCACCGGAGCCGTTGTGGATGAGGGGCTGACCACCGTCCACCACCTGAAAAAGAGAAA GTCGAGTCCAAGGGCGAACATCACTCTGTctggaaagaagagaagaaaactgCTAAAACAGCTTCAGCACGAGCAGAAGTCGAGTACGGAAG TTGCAAATGTTGCAGCATCACTGAAAAGGAAGCCAGAGAAGAAGGAAGCTGCCGACTGgctggaggacgtggagatggtgGACGTGCAGTCAGGACAGAAGGACGGACAGGACGGACAGAAGGGTGGACAGGACGGACTGAAGGGTGGACAGGACGGACAGAAGGACGGACAGAAGGGTGGACAGGACGGACAGAAGGACGGACAGAAgggtggacaggacagacagaaggaCGGACTGAAGGGTGGAGACGCTCGTCAGGAAGCAGCCAACATCCTGATATAG
- the c22h11orf98 gene encoding uncharacterized protein C11orf98 homolog isoform X2 has translation MAPPGGKINRPKTDLGKKLFKRRRVLNREKRRGRQVTGAVVDEGLTTVHHLKKRKSSPRANITLSGKKRRKLLKQLQHEQKSIANVAASLKRKPEKKEAADWLEDVEMVDVQSGQKDGQDGQKGGQDGLKGGQDGQKDGQKGGQDGQKDGQKGGQDRQKDGLKGGDARQEAANILI, from the exons ATGGCGCCACCGGGGGGGAAAATAAACCGACCCAAAACT GATCTGGGGAAAAAACTGTTCAAGCGGCGGCGAGTGTtgaacagggagaagaggagaggtcGCCAGGTCACCGGAGCCGTTGTGGATGAGGGGCTGACCACCGTCCACCACCTGAAAAAGAGAAA GTCGAGTCCAAGGGCGAACATCACTCTGTctggaaagaagagaagaaaactgCTAAAACAGCTTCAGCACGAGCAGAAGTCGA TTGCAAATGTTGCAGCATCACTGAAAAGGAAGCCAGAGAAGAAGGAAGCTGCCGACTGgctggaggacgtggagatggtgGACGTGCAGTCAGGACAGAAGGACGGACAGGACGGACAGAAGGGTGGACAGGACGGACTGAAGGGTGGACAGGACGGACAGAAGGACGGACAGAAGGGTGGACAGGACGGACAGAAGGACGGACAGAAgggtggacaggacagacagaaggaCGGACTGAAGGGTGGAGACGCTCGTCAGGAAGCAGCCAACATCCTGATATAG
- the pthlha gene encoding parathyroid hormone-like hormone a isoform X1: MRFRTEQVTSHRKFRMFWSQMVLQHWCFALFLLCSPVPHHARPVDDPSSRTRRSVTHTQFMHDKGRALQDFKRRMWLQELLDEVHTADIRELPVRTTSTGAGDSRGVGLGQAGVSPSSTSSTLHPKPPGGTKNLPETFKLEDEEGTNLPQETNKSTSHKDGGSMTKMPGKKKKKGRSGKRRDGEKKKRRARSLVWLKKDVGSGLHLEWSSLLGAL; the protein is encoded by the exons gaaaTTCAGGATGTTCTGGTCTCAGATGGTTCTACAGCACTGGTGCTTCgctctgttcctgctctgttctccAGTGCCGCATCACGCCCGACCCGTTGATGATCCCAGCAGCAGAAC AAGGCGCTCCGTCACTCACACGCAGTTCATGCACGATAAAGGCCGGGCGCTGCAAGACTTCAAACGGCGAATGTGGCTGCAGGAGCTTCTGGATGAGGTTCACACAGCTGACATCCGTGAGCTCCCTGTCAGGACCACCAGCACCGGAGCAGGAGACAGTCGCGGTGTTGGACTTGGCCAAGCAGGCGTCAGCccgagcagcaccagcagcaccctcCACCCCAAACCACCTGGTGGCACCAAGAACCTGCCCGAGACCTTCAAGCTAGAGGACGAGGAGGGCACAAACCTGCCGCAGGAAACCAATAAGTCCACGAGCCACAAAGATGGAGGCAGCATGACGAAGATGcctgggaagaagaagaagaaagggcgGTCGGGAAAAAGGCGggatggagagaagaagaagaggagggcgCGTTCGTTGGTGTGGCTAAAGAAAGACGTTGGCAGCGGCCTCCACCTGGAGTGGAGCTCCCTGCTCGGAGCGCTGTAA
- the pthlha gene encoding parathyroid hormone-like hormone a isoform X2 — protein sequence MFWSQMVLQHWCFALFLLCSPVPHHARPVDDPSSRTRRSVTHTQFMHDKGRALQDFKRRMWLQELLDEVHTADIRELPVRTTSTGAGDSRGVGLGQAGVSPSSTSSTLHPKPPGGTKNLPETFKLEDEEGTNLPQETNKSTSHKDGGSMTKMPGKKKKKGRSGKRRDGEKKKRRARSLVWLKKDVGSGLHLEWSSLLGAL from the exons ATGTTCTGGTCTCAGATGGTTCTACAGCACTGGTGCTTCgctctgttcctgctctgttctccAGTGCCGCATCACGCCCGACCCGTTGATGATCCCAGCAGCAGAAC AAGGCGCTCCGTCACTCACACGCAGTTCATGCACGATAAAGGCCGGGCGCTGCAAGACTTCAAACGGCGAATGTGGCTGCAGGAGCTTCTGGATGAGGTTCACACAGCTGACATCCGTGAGCTCCCTGTCAGGACCACCAGCACCGGAGCAGGAGACAGTCGCGGTGTTGGACTTGGCCAAGCAGGCGTCAGCccgagcagcaccagcagcaccctcCACCCCAAACCACCTGGTGGCACCAAGAACCTGCCCGAGACCTTCAAGCTAGAGGACGAGGAGGGCACAAACCTGCCGCAGGAAACCAATAAGTCCACGAGCCACAAAGATGGAGGCAGCATGACGAAGATGcctgggaagaagaagaagaaagggcgGTCGGGAAAAAGGCGggatggagagaagaagaagaggagggcgCGTTCGTTGGTGTGGCTAAAGAAAGACGTTGGCAGCGGCCTCCACCTGGAGTGGAGCTCCCTGCTCGGAGCGCTGTAA